The genomic window GGCACGAGGACCATCCGCGCGCCGTCCGTCGGAGGCACTGCCGTCGCCCCGCGCGAGATCGTCCGTCGCATCGGCGAGCCCGCTGGCGTCCCCGAAGTGCGGACCCCAGTCGCTGCCTCCGCGGTCGGGCGGGAGATACCCGCTCGTCCCGGGGCAGGCGACGGTCCAGAGCGCGAGCGCCAGCAGGATCGCGCGTCGGATGGGAACGTCCAAGGGCCCTAACCGTCGCATCAACGCGCTCAGCGCAGGTCCACGATCGGCCAGTCGTGGCGCTGCGCCGTGGCGCGCAGCCGGAAGTCGGGGTTCACGGCCGTCGGGTGGCCGACCACCGACAGCATCGGGAGGTCGCTCATGCTGTCCGAGTAGGCGTACGAGTCGGAGAGCGAGAGCCCCTCCTTCTCGGCGTAGACCCGCATCCAGGAGGCCTTGGTGGCGCTGGCCATCACGGGGGGCAGCAGGCGCCCCGTGGCGAGGCCCCCCACGAACTCGAGGCGGTTTGCGACGTAGTCGTCGAAGCCGAGGTGCTTGAGCAGGGGCCGGATGGCGAAGTCGAGCGCCCCGGTGACGAGCACCTGCCGCAGGCCGCGGCGCTTCGAGCTCTCGATGAGCGCCGGGGTGCCCGGATAGATCGAGGGCCTCAGCACCTCGTCGAAGAGCTCGTCCGCCAGGTAGCGCAGGCGGTCTTCGGACTCGCCCTCGTAGTGCTTGAAGAAGATCGTGTTGAAGACCTTGCGGCTGTAGAAGTCGGCGGCGAGAAAGAGCGGCACGCTCACCACGGTGCGCGCCGTCTTGGCCAGACTCGGGAGGAGCCCCTGCTGGTTGCGTGCGAAGTAGCCGAGCGAGTGGACCAGGTTGGTCCGGATGAGGGTCCCGTCGAGGTCGTAAAAGGCCGCCGCGCGCATGACGGCGAATTAGCAGCAGGAGGCGGGGCCCGTCAACCGCGGACGGGAGCGCGGCCGGGGCGATCGATTCTGTCAGCCCCCGTCCGGGGCGGTAGACTTCTCGCTCCGACGGTCGAGGGAGTCGCGATGCGAATCGATCCACCGAGGAGCGGCGAGCCGGAACGAGGACTGAGGGTCCTCGTCTTCGACAGGACCTGTCGCGGGCGACCGCTTCTGCCGGGCCTCTCGCACAGCTGGGCTGCGGGCTCGCGGCTCTATCGGGGGCTCGGTCGCCTGGACGCGGCGTTCGGGGCGACCGGTTGGGCCGAGGCGCTCGCCTGGCTCGGCAGCGTCGCTCCCGGGCGCCGGATCGCCGAGGTGCAGTTCTGGGGGCACGGCAAATGGGGGGGCGCGCTCGTCGGCGGAGAGCGGCTGGATGCGAGCGCGCTCGTGGCGCGGCACGAGCTCTGGCCCCTCCTCGAGGCGATGCGGTCGAGGTTTGTCCTCGACGGGCGCGGGCTCTGGTGGTGGCGCACCTGCGAGACCTACGGGGCCGTGGCCGGGCAGCGCTTCGCGAGCGCGTGGAGCGATTTTCTCGGCGCGCGCACCGCCGGCCACACGCACGTGATCGGTTTCTGGCAGAGCGGGCTGCACAGCCTCGACGCCGGGGCACGACCCGGGTGGGACCCCGGTGAGGGCCTCGCGCGCGGCAGCTCCTCGGCGCCCGAGCTGGCCCTCGGCTCGGGCCCCGGACGGCCGCACACGATCACCTGCCTGCACGGGCGCATTCCGGAAGGGTATTGACGGAGCTCGCTCGGCCGCTGGGGGCCGCGGCGGGTCCCTTCAGGTTCGTCACTCTCCCAGGCGTTCGCGCACCAGGGCGCGCAGCTCCTTCGGGTTCAGCGGCTTGTCGAGGCGCAGGTTGGGGACCTGGTCGAGGAAGTCGCGCCCGCGCGAGGTGAAGGCGCCGCCGGTCAGGTACACCACCTTCTCGAGCGTCCCCGGCGCGCGGTCGGCCAGGGCGGCGTGCAGGTCCATGCCGGTCATCTCCGGCATCATGAGGTCGCAGATGATGAGGTCGTAGAGCTCGCCGGAGAGGATGCGGTCCAGGGCCTCGCGGGCCCGGGTCAGGACCACCACGTCGTGCTCGGCGCTCAGCGAGCGGCGAATCGCCGTCCCGACGAGCGGTTCGTCGTCCACGACCATCACGCGGCCTCGCTTGCTCGGGGTCGGGGCCTCCGCGCCCATCGACGGAGGGACTGCCACGGGTCGTCCGCGCGGGAGCACGACGCGGAAGGTGCTCCCGCGGCCGAGCTCGCTCTCGACCTGGATCTCGCCCCCGAGGCTGGTCACGATGCCGTGGCAGATGGAGAGGCCGAGCCCGGTGCCGACCCCTACGGGCTTGGTGGTGAAGAAGGGGTCGAAGAGCTGGCCGACCAGCTCCGGGGCGATGCCGCTGCCCGTGTCGGTGATCTCGACCACGGCGTGTCCGGTGGCGTCGGTGAAGGTGCGGATGCGCACCTCGTTATGGTCGGCCGCCCCCTCCGGGATGGCCTGCGCGGCGTTCACGAGCAAGTTCAGAAAGACCTGGCCGAGGCGCGACTCGTTGCCGAGCACGG from Deltaproteobacteria bacterium includes these protein-coding regions:
- a CDS encoding HAD family phosphatase; the encoded protein is MRAAAFYDLDGTLIRTNLVHSLGYFARNQQGLLPSLAKTARTVVSVPLFLAADFYSRKVFNTIFFKHYEGESEDRLRYLADELFDEVLRPSIYPGTPALIESSKRRGLRQVLVTGALDFAIRPLLKHLGFDDYVANRLEFVGGLATGRLLPPVMASATKASWMRVYAEKEGLSLSDSYAYSDSMSDLPMLSVVGHPTAVNPDFRLRATAQRHDWPIVDLR